From the Primulina tabacum isolate GXHZ01 chromosome 15, ASM2559414v2, whole genome shotgun sequence genome, one window contains:
- the LOC142526820 gene encoding uncharacterized protein LOC142526820 codes for MWEKKNDAQTVWFSLKKSFHCKSQQSDVYVPKTRKQLSSILTRKAGRSGCSRSIANLKDVIHGSKRHMEKPPSCSPRSIGSSEFLTPITHEVILSNSRCELKITGCGGFHDSFSSASGGGGTFVGTLRPGTPGPGGQPTMHYFNPAFRNSATPPRKTAAANLLKEREGFGHGGSAHFPSYKRASFASDNNNSSGFGSSVACHKCGEQFVKWEFLESHHLSKHAVTELLEGDSSRKIVEIICGSSWLKSENPCVRIERVLKVHNMQKTLSRFEEYRETVKFKANKLPKKHPRCLADGNELLRFYGTTLTCSLGMNGSSSLCISDRCSVCRIIRQGFSTNRELRGGVGVFTTSTSGRAFESIEMHEDDSSIRKALIVCRVIAGRVHRPLDNIQEMAQQTGFDSLAGKVGLYSNIEELYLLNARALLPCFVIICKN; via the exons ATGTGGGAGAAGAAGAATGATGCGCAGACTGTATGGTTCTCTTTAAAGAAATCTTTTCATTGCAAATCACAGCAGTCGGATGTATATGTTCCGAAGACGAGGAAGCAGTTGAGTTCGATTTTGACTAGGAAAGCTGGTAGGTCTGGTTGTTCCAGGTCTATTGCGAATCTGAAAGATGTAATTCATGGAAGCAAGAGGCACATGGAGAAGCCCCCCAGTTGTAGCCCAAGATCCATTGGCAGCAGTGAGTTTCTCACCCCAATTACCCACGAAGTCATTCTGAGCAACTCCAGATGTGAGCTTAAGATCACTGGTTGTGGTGGATTTCATGACTCTTTTAGCAGCGCCAGCGGGGGTGGCGGAACATTTGTGGGCACTCTGAGGCCGGGGACACCAGGGCCTGGAGGGCAACCCACAATGCACTACTTTAATCCTGCGTTCAGGAATTCAGCAACTCCACCAAGAAAGACAGCCGCTGCCAATCTTTTGAAAGAAAGGGAAGGTTTTGGGCATGGCGGTTCTGCACATTTCCCCTCTTACAAAAGGGCATCTTTTGCCAGTGATAATAATAACTCTAGTGGATTCGGTTCTTCTGTTGCTTGCCACAAGTGTGGAGAACAGTTTGTGAAGTGGGAGTTTCTTGAATCACATCACCTCTCCAAGCATGCCG TGACCGAACTTCTGGAGGGTGATTCATCCCGGAAAATAGTAGAAATAATCTGCGGATCAAGCTGGCTAAAATCCGAGAATCCTTGTGTTAGGATCGAAAGGGTACTGAAAGTTCATAATATGCAGAAAACACTGTCCAGATTTGAGGAATACAGGGAGACAGTGAAGTTTAAAGCCAACAAGCTTCCTAAGAAACATCCACGTTGTTTAGCAGATGGCAACGAACTCTTAAGGTTCTATGGAACAACTCTAACATGTTCCCTGGGAATGAATGGATCCTCGAGCCTCTGCATCTCCGACAGATGCTCCGTCTGTCGCATTATACGGCAGGGATTTTCGACCAACAGGGAACTCAGAGGTGGCGTAGGCGTTTTCACGACGAGCACGAGTGGGAGAGCTTTCGAATCAATAGAAATGCACGAGGATGATTCTTCAATTAGGAAAGCGCTGATAGTGTGCAGGGTGATTGCGGGGAGGGTGCATCGGCCATTGGATAACATCCAAGAAATGGCTCAACAAACAGGGTTCGATTCTTTGGCGGGTAAAGTTGGTCTTTATTCGAATATTGAGGAACTTTACCTGCTTAATGCTAGGGCTCTTCTTCCTTGTTTTGTGATTATTTGCAAAAACTGA
- the LOC142526821 gene encoding calcium/calmodulin-regulated receptor-like kinase 1, protein MRKESVGLVIGISIGVVIGIALALVGSFCFTYHRKRSQIGSSSPRSSATIPICENGADTTSILADSSVGIESPRYAIQNGMALWFGRFQKAGVVAASGILEYSYKDLQKATYNFSSLIGQGAYGPVYKAQISSGDTVAVKVLATNSKQGEKEFQTEVMLLGRLHHRNLVNLVGYCAEKNQHMIIYVYMSRGSLASHLYNVKLEPLSWKLRVQIALDVARGLEYLHDGAVPPVVHRDIKSSNILLDQSMRARVADFGLSREEAVSKHASNIRGTFGYLDPEYISTRSFTKKSDIYSYGVLLFELVAGRNPLQGLMEHVELAAMSAEGKVGWEEIVDPQLNGKFDVGELKELADLAHTCVLPIARKRPSMMDIVQVLSRILKSRQSKKHSLTPLENEVVINMHPLEHRRAESLDSMTDSFDI, encoded by the exons ATGAGAAAGGAATCTGTGGGCTTAGTTATTGGGATATCAATAGGAGTGGTGATCGGAATAGCTTTGGCTCTTGTCGGTTCCTTTTGCTTTACATACCATAGGAAGCGTTCCCAGATTGGTAGTAGCAGTCCCAGGAGCAGTGCAACGATTCCAATTTGTGAAAATGGTGCAGATACTACTTCAATATTGGCTGACTCATCAGTTGGGATAGAGTCGCCACGGTATGCTATACAAAATGGCATGGCTTTGTGGTTTGGTAGATTTCAAAAGGCTGGTGTGGTTGCTGCATCCGGGATCCTTGAGTACTCGTACAA GGACCTGCAAAAAGCGACCTATAATTTTAGCTCATTAATTGGTCAAGGAGCTTACGGTCCTGTGTACAAAGCACAGATTTCGTCTGGGGATACGGTTGCTGTTAAAGTGCTTGCGACCAATTCAAAGCAGGGGGAGAAAGAGTTCCAAACTGAG GTTATGCTTTTAGGAAGGTTGCATCATAGAAACCTTGTGAATTTGGTCGGCTATTGTGCAGAGAAGAACCAGCACATGATTATTTATGTGTACATGAGTCGAGGAAGTTTGGCTTCTCATCTATATA ATGTGAAACTTGAACCATTAAGTTGGAAATTAAGAGTTCAAATAGCTCTTGATGTAGCTAGGGGATTGGAATATCTTCATGATGGT GCAGTTCCACCTGTGGTACATAGAGACATCAAATCATCCAATATTTTACTGGACCAGTCCATGAGAGCAAGG GTAGCTGATTTTGGACTTTCAAGGGAAGAGGCGGTTAGCAAACACGCCTCAAATATTCGGGGGACTTTTGGATACCTTGATCCTGAATACATATCAACACGTTCTTTCACGAAAAAAAGTGACATTTACAGCTACGGTGTGTTGCTCTTTGAACTTGTTGCTGGAAGAAACCCTCTCCAGGGTCTTATGGAGCACGTTGAGCTG GCAGCCATGAGCGCTGAAGGGAAAGTTGGCTGGGAAGAAATAGTTGACCCTCAATTAAATGGAAAATTCGACGTGGGAGAACTCAAGGAATTGGCAGATCTTGCACACACATGTGTCCTACCTATTGCGAGAAAAAGACCATCAATGATGGACATTGTTCAGGTTCTCTCTAGGATTCTTAAATCCAGACAAAGTAAGAAGCATTCCTTAACTCCCCTAGAAAATGAAGTTGTAATCAATATGCACCCATTAGAACACCGGCGAGCTGAATCGTTGGACAGCATGACTGATTCATTTGATATTTAA
- the LOC142526137 gene encoding uncharacterized protein LOC142526137 — translation MAVSSVLVRQKGTEQSPVYYISHALKGAELRYTVVEKLALALVTTARRLRPYFLSHPIMVLTNSPLGKIMTHADISGRLVKWTTEMGEYDIQYGPRIAIKAQALAYFLAETLHVDIEDLWKVYVDGSSTNEGSGVGVLLISPKGDELKLAVRLDFRASNNEAEYEAVLAGLRAARQVGAARVHIFSDSQLVANQMNGSYDIKNERLIEYVKAVEAAKELFTELVFKQIPREENEGADSLAKMASSLHSWKSREVVVQVELSPSLHYPSPELEDNDWRTELLDYMKDGVLPEDPKKAYMMKRRSLRFILVNGTLYKRSASRPLLKCLGPKQSNYVLREIHEGCCENHLGSYFLARKALLAGYFWPTMLKDALAIVISCDSCQRHAKLQHQPAALMKTQKKFLLVAVDYFSKWVETEALARITENEVLKFLWKNIVCRFGVPRKLISDNGRQFQGSRIQAWCKEMKIQQHFTSVAYPQCNGQVEVTNRSLVQSLKTRLGNAKGNWVEELPSVLWSYRTTPKIGTGETPFSLVYGNEAVLPAEIGEETPRVIFYDEQNNERRAADLDFLEEKREAAAIRMEAYKRRIAQSYNKKVIQKSFQVGDLVWKKVQEEKVGKLDPRWEGPFKVVEKLSSGAYYLEDWAEKKLKRPWNAYHLRKYYA, via the exons ATGGCTGTCAGTTCAGTCTTGGTCAGACAGAAAGGCACCGAACAAAGCCCAGTATATTACATCTCTCATGCCCTCAAAGGAGCGGAGCTCAGATATACAGTTGTGGAAAAGCTTGCTCTGGCTCTGGTCACAACAGCTCGAAGACTGAGGCCATACTTTCTATCTCACCCCATTATGGTCCTCACTAACAGTCCTCTCGGAAAGATAATGACTCATGCTGATATCTCGGGAAGGTTGGTAAAATGGACCACCGAAATGGGAGAGTATGACATTCAATATGGACCCAGGATCGCAATAAAGGCACAAGCTTTGGCCTATTTTCTTGCTGAGACTTTGCATGTTGATATAGAAGATCTTTGGAAAGTATATGTGGATGGTTCATCCACCAATGAAGGCAGTGGAGTCGGTGTGTTATTGATCTCTCCGAAAGGGGATGAACTAAAGTTAGCTGTGAGACTAGACTTTAGGGCATCCAACAATGAGGCAGAATACGAGGCGGTCTTAGCAGGTCTAAGAGCAGCACGGCAAGTCGGAGCTGCTCGGGTCCACATCTTCTCTGATTCTCAGCTGGTGGCCAACCAAATGAATGGATCCTATGATATCAAGAATGAAAGACTGATAGAATACGTAAAAGCGGTGGAGGCGGCTAAAGAACTCTTTACAGAACTGGTTTTTAAGCAGATCCCCAGGGAGGAGAATGAGGGAGCCGACTCCCTCGCAAAAATGGCAAGCTCACTCCACAGTTGGAAATCAAGAGAGGTGGTGGTCCAAGTAGAACTAAGTCCTTCTTTGCACTACCCCTCCCCTGAGCTCGAAGACAATGACTGGCGCACCGAGTTATTGGATTACATGAAAGATGGAGTGCTCCCCGAAGATCCAAAAAAGGCATACATGATGAAACGAAGGAGCCTTCGGTTTATACTGGTCAACGGAACTCTTTACAAGAGGTCAGCCTCTCGGCCTCTTCTCAAGTGCTTGGGTCCCAAGCAATCTAACTATGTGCTAAGGGAGATTCATGAAGGCTGTTGCGAAAATCACTTGGGATCCTACTTTCTAGCACGAAAGGCACTCTTGGCCGGATATTTCTGGCCCACTATGTTAAAAGACGCTCTAGCCATCGTCATCTCATGCGATAGCTGCCAACGTCATGCTAAACTCCAACATCAACCGGCTGCACTAATGAAGA CTCAGAAAAAGTTCTTGCTTGTTGCTGTAGATTACTTTTCAAAATGGGTGGAGACTGAGGCTTTGGCTAGGATAACTGAAAATGAGGTACTCAAATTTCTCTGGAAGAACATTGTCTGCAGGTTCGGGGTCCCGAGGAAGCTGATATCTGACAATGGAAGACAATTTCAAGGAAGCCGGATCCAAGCCTGGTGTAAAGAGATGAAGATCCAGCAGCACTTCACCTCCGTGGCCTACCCTCAGTGCAATGGCCAAGTGGAGGTCACTAACAGGTCCCTAGTGCAGAGCCTGAAGACCAGACTTGGGAACGCAAAAGGTAATTGGGTGGAGGAACTCCCCAGCGTGCTTTGGTCATACAGGACTACTCCTAAGATAGGCACGGGGGAGACGCCTTTCAGCCTGGTCTATGGAAATGAAGCCGTGCTTCCGGCGGAGATCGGTGAAGAGACACCTCGCGTAATATTCTATGATGAGCAAAACAATGAGAGGCGAGCAGCAGACTTGGATTTCCTGGAAGAAAAGAGGGAAGCCGCGGCCATAAGAATGGAAGCTTACAAGAGACGCATAGCCCAGTCTTACAATAAGAAGGTCATTCAGAAGAGCTTCCAGGTTGGAGACCTAGTTTGGAAGAAGGTTCAAGAGGAGAAGGTCGGAAAGCTCGATCCAAGATGGGAAGGACCGTTCAAAGTGGTGGAGAAGCTCAGCTCAGGTGCCTATTACTTAGAAGACTGGGCAGAGAAGAAATTGAAGAGGCCATGGAATGCTTATCACCTCCGTAAATATTATGCTTAG
- the LOC142526138 gene encoding putative anthocyanidin reductase: MLQAEKFQIFFSSRYFQFAKENGFDPVSVITTTVGGSFLKSTVPASIQVVLSPVTGDPKLLPILEAMNSRMGSIALVHIVDISNAHIFVMEHPEAEGQYLCCINSCAMSNLVEHLSKKTLLCRHAEKQHDSVPAEISSKKLRDLGFSYNYNIHEIIQHTVKICMDCEFLPVM, encoded by the exons atgcttcaggcGGAA aagtttcaaatatttttttcatcgaGATATTTCCAGTTTGCAAAGGAGAATGGCTTTGATCCGGTATCTGTCATAACAACTACTGTGGGCGGTTCATTTCTCAAATCAACTGTTCCGGCAAGCATTCAAGTTGTCTTGTCTCCAGTCACGG GTGATCCTAAGCTGCTCCCCATATTAGAAGCCATGAACTCGAGAATGGGATCGATCGCATTAGTTCACATCGTAGACATAAGCAACGCCCATATATTTGTCATGGAGCACCCTGAAGCCGAGGGTCAATACTTATGCTGTATAAATAGTTGTGCTATGTCTAATCTTGTCGAGCATCTAAGTAAAAAAACACTCTTGTGCAGACACGCAGAG AAGCAGCATGATTCAGTCCCTGCTGAGATATCTTCCAAGAAGTTGAGAGATTTAGGATTTAGCTATAACTATAACATTCATGAAATTATCCAACATACTGTTAAAATTTGTATGGACTGTGAATTTTTACCCGTCATGTGA
- the LOC142526584 gene encoding scarecrow-like protein 21 encodes MDSNYLGFSATGADFSSYPTASALPANLFRSNSPFSTHSDTDTLSTYKGTLEQQSSTENFYESAPSSNSSPYYEEHRQQSRPSSFCHQDNLLVCSSGLFSLHGANHNQYIRRALLELESVLMGAGDDEEVATSEPFLGENKRSQAPFQGSRGWNHESPGTSLNNSDSFSSSSGEHNMESHYKAMENFVWQGFPPNNLKQLLVQCATALSNNKLNEFEKLVPYVRASVSITGDPIQRVGAYMLEGLIARKELSGTNIYRSLKCNEPDSKDLMSYMHILYEICPYLKFGYMAANGAIAEACKNENQIHIIDFQIAQGTQWMTLLQALAARPCGAPHVRITGIDDPVSKLARGDSLALVGRRLAAISEKFSIPVEFHAVPVFAPDITRDMLDVRPGEALVVNFPLQLHHTPDESVDVSNPRDGLLRMVKSLSPKVVTLVEQESNTNTAHFLQRFVEALDYYSAMFESIDVTMPRGSKERINVEEHCLARDIVNIIACEGKERVERHELLGKWSLRFTMAGFQAFALSSYVNSVIRGLLRCYSENYSLVEKDGAMLLGWKDRNLVSASAWH; translated from the coding sequence ATGGACTCTAATTATCTTGGATTCAGTGCTACTGGTGCAGATTTTTCCTCTTATCCTACTGCTTCTGCCTTACCGGCAAATCTGTTCAGATCTAACTCGCCTTTCTCTACCCATTCTGACACTGATACACTCAGCACTTACAAGGGTACTCTAGAGCAGCAAAGTTCAACTGAGAATTTTTACGAATCCGCCCCTTCTTCCAATTCTTCCCCGTATTACGAAGAGCACCGCCAACAGTCAAGGCCCTCTTCCTTCTGCCATCAGGATAACCTATTAGTTTGTTCCAGCGGACTGTTTTCTCTTCATGGTGCTAATCACAATCAGTACATAAGGCGTGCTTTATTGGAGTTGGAGAGTGTTCTTATGGGTGCCGGTGACGACGAGGAAGTGGCAACATCAGAACCGTTTTTGGGGGAAAATAAGAGATCTCAGGCACCTTTCCAAGGGTCACGAGGCTGGAACCATGAATCCCCGGGGACTTCTTTAAATAATTCTGATTCATTTAGCAGCTCGAGTGGGGAACACAACATGGAGAGTCACTACAAGGCAATGGAAAACTTTGTGTGGCAAGGTTTCCCTCCTAATAACCTCAAACAACTACTGGTTCAATGTGCAACAGCACTTTCCAATAATAAGTTGAATGAATTTGAAAAGTTGGTACCCTATGTTCGTGCATCCGTATCTATTACTGGAGATCCGATTCAGCGTGTTGGTGCATACATGCTTGAAGGATTAATAGCAAGGAAAGAGCTGTCTGGCACTAACATTTACCGGTCCTTGAAGTGCAACGAGCCAGATAGCAAAGACTTGATGTCATACATGCACATTCTGTATGAAATATGCCCTTATTTGAAGTTTGGTTATATGGCTGCAAATGGGGCCATTGCTGAGGCATGTAAAAATGAGAACCAAATCCACATCATAGATTTCCAGATTGCACAAGGGACTCAATGGATGACTCTCTTACAAGCACTTGCAGCAAGACCTTGTGGTGCCCCACATGTTCGAATTACTGGGATTGATGATCCTGTTTCAAAACTCGCTCGTGGAGACAGTCTTGCATTAGTAGGAAGACGTTTGGCAGCAATTTCTGAGAAATTCAGCATCCCTGTTGAATTTCATGCCGTTCCAGTTTTTGCTCCTGATATTACAAGGGATATGCTTGATGTTCGACCGGGTGAGGCGCTGGTGGTGAACTTTCCACTGCAGCTTCACCACACCCCCGACGAGAGTGTTGACGTGTCGAATCCAAGAGATGGGCTTCTAAGAATGGTTAAATCACTTTCTCCGAAAGTAGTCACTTTAGTGGAACAAGAATCGAACACAAACACTGCCCATTTTCTTCAAAGATTCGTTGAAGCTTTAGACTATTATTCAGCCATGTTTGAGTCGATAGATGTTACAATGCCTCGGGGCAGTAAAGAGCGCATCAACGTTGAGGAACACTGTTTGGCTAGAGATATAGTGAACATCATAGCTTGTGAAGGGAAGGAGAGAGTGGAGAGACACGAGCTCCTTGGCAAATGGAGTCTGAGGTTCACGATGGCTGGTTTTCAAGCATTCGCTTTAAGTTCTTACGTGAATTCTGTGATCCGGGGATTACTGCGCTGCTACTCGGAGAATTACTCCTTGGTGGAGAAGGATGGAGCTATGTTGTTGGGATGGAAGGACAGGAATCTGGTTTCAGCTTCAGCTTGGCATTGA